The following coding sequences lie in one Ignavibacteriales bacterium genomic window:
- a CDS encoding L,D-transpeptidase family protein produces the protein MNRFISKDSSFQISSSKFEYFDTLKYFYTTRNFEPLYIKSFDDKQFLDSIMVVLNKVVEHGIDPNLYNYDLIKDEFSKIRNNNYSANSERYAHLANLELLLSDAVLKYAYHMRYGIVDPTKIFPESYFLPIADSSKKDLFAPLNQKNTFKYLAEIQPKSERYKKLQLALNKFQKLKNLDWGILSVNDNKLNPDEKISRLKSIAERLYLLGLLDTSKIVLKDFNVADSIFVKAIAKFQSVNGLPDNGILNKLTIEKLNTSPLEYVEKIKLNLERFRWTNYSDSTRYVLVNIPDFNLSVVENKQEKFRIKVCTGKKRPLNYESRLKLYEKTKNWRNKPNDWETPLLYGQISHLILNPTWTVPPSIIRDELYRKSISDSNYLQKQNFKVFLKGKQVSLNELDLSKYSPNNVPFVFVQDPGAGNALGKIKFIFTNKFNIYLHDTPTRAPFSYTNRAVSHGCVRVEKPLLLADYILKDNSDWNIDYIKIEIGSTIADKTKIIEYKQKRNELRKYASFGKTTQVKLDKNIPLFIDYFTAWVNEEGIVNFRDDVYGKDNILKKYILISN, from the coding sequence GTGAATAGATTTATTTCTAAAGATTCTTCATTCCAAATTTCATCTTCAAAATTTGAATACTTTGATACTCTGAAATATTTTTATACCACCCGAAATTTTGAACCGCTTTATATAAAAAGTTTCGATGACAAACAATTTCTGGATTCTATAATGGTAGTTTTAAATAAAGTAGTAGAACATGGAATAGATCCAAATTTGTACAATTATGATTTGATAAAAGATGAATTTTCAAAAATCAGAAACAATAATTATTCTGCAAATTCAGAAAGGTATGCACATTTAGCAAATCTTGAACTTCTACTGTCAGATGCTGTTTTGAAGTATGCTTATCATATGAGATATGGGATTGTGGATCCCACAAAAATATTCCCGGAAAGTTATTTCTTGCCGATAGCAGATTCATCTAAAAAAGATTTATTTGCCCCGCTTAATCAAAAAAACACTTTTAAATATTTAGCAGAAATTCAACCTAAAAGTGAGCGTTATAAAAAATTACAATTAGCCCTAAATAAATTTCAAAAATTGAAAAACCTGGATTGGGGAATCCTTTCTGTAAATGACAATAAATTAAATCCCGATGAAAAAATTTCACGCTTAAAATCAATTGCAGAAAGATTATATTTATTGGGATTACTTGATACTTCAAAAATCGTTTTAAAAGATTTCAATGTTGCCGATTCTATCTTTGTTAAAGCTATTGCAAAATTTCAAAGCGTAAATGGTTTACCTGATAACGGAATTTTGAACAAGTTAACCATAGAAAAACTTAATACTTCTCCATTGGAGTATGTTGAGAAAATAAAATTAAATTTGGAAAGATTTAGGTGGACAAATTATTCTGACAGTACTCGTTACGTTTTAGTAAACATTCCTGATTTCAATCTTTCTGTTGTTGAAAACAAACAGGAAAAATTTAGAATTAAAGTATGCACTGGTAAAAAGAGACCGCTTAATTATGAAAGCCGGCTTAAATTATATGAAAAAACCAAAAACTGGCGAAATAAACCGAACGATTGGGAAACCCCTTTATTATATGGACAAATCTCTCATTTAATACTTAATCCAACCTGGACAGTTCCGCCAAGCATAATAAGAGATGAGCTTTATAGAAAATCAATTTCTGATTCAAATTATTTGCAGAAGCAAAACTTTAAAGTCTTTTTGAAAGGTAAGCAGGTAAGTTTAAATGAGTTGGACTTAAGTAAATATTCTCCGAATAACGTTCCGTTTGTTTTTGTACAAGATCCAGGTGCTGGAAATGCTTTAGGTAAAATCAAATTTATATTCACAAATAAATTTAATATTTACCTGCATGATACACCAACAAGAGCTCCTTTTTCATATACAAACAGAGCAGTTAGCCATGGATGTGTAAGAGTTGAAAAACCGTTGTTGTTAGCTGATTATATTTTGAAAGATAATTCAGATTGGAATATTGATTATATCAAAATTGAGATTGGTTCAACTATTGCGGATAAAACAAAAATTATAGAGTACAAACAAAAACGAAATGAACTTAGAAAATATGCCAGTTTTGGAAAAACTACCCAAGTAAAACTCGATAAAAATATTCCACTTTTTATTGATTATTTTACCGCCTGGGTTAACGAAGAAGGAATTGTAAATTTTAGAGATGATGTTTATGGCAAAGATAATATTTTAAAAAAATATATTTTAATTTCAAATTGA